One stretch of Maylandia zebra isolate NMK-2024a linkage group LG13, Mzebra_GT3a, whole genome shotgun sequence DNA includes these proteins:
- the tk2 gene encoding thymidine kinase 2, mitochondrial isoform X2 — MSVCVTLVSARRAVAPACLWAGWSGWRKACAGGFRLVPSRARSGTRPGAAGKLLRDGEDRKAVICVEGNIASGKTTCLEYFSKTSSIEVLTEPISKWRDVRGHNPLALMYQDPQRWGITLQTYVQLTMLDRHLSAVAAPVRMMERSLFSAKYIFVENLFRSGKMPEVDYAVLSEWFDWITANICIPVDLIVYLQTSPQTCHERLKQRCREEEKVIPLVIPADHNLQRMLHQYEENRAKILAASL; from the exons ATGTCGGTGTGTGTCACACTCGTGTCCGCTCGCCGTGCCGTGGCGCCGGCATGTTTGTGGGCTGGATGGAGCGGGTGGAGGAAAGCGTGTGCCGGGGGATTCAGGCTGGTCCCGTCCAGAGCCCGCAGCGGGACACGGCCCGGGGCTGCAG GGAAGCTGTTGCGGGATGGAGAGGACAGGAAAGCAGTG ATCTGTGTTGAGGGGAACATTGCCAGTGGGAAGACAACATGTCTGGAATATTTCAGCAAAACCAGCAGTATCGAG GTCCTTACAGAGCCAATCTCTAAATGGAGAGATGTCCGAGGGCACAACCCTCTG GCTTTAATGTACCAGGATCCTCAGCGCTGGGGCATCACGCTACAGACCTACGTTCAGCTCACTATGCTGGATCGACACCTGTCAGCTGTG GCAGCTCCTGTTAGGATGATGGAGAGATCTCTCTTCAGCGCCAAGTACATCTTTGTGGAGAATCTCTTCAGAAG TGGGAAAATGCCAGAGGTGGACTATGCTGTTCTCAGCGAGTGGTTTGACTGGATTACAGCTAACATTTGCATTCCTGTTGATCTCATTG TTTACCTGCAGACGTCTCCTCAGACCTGCCATGAAAGGTTAAAGCAGCGATGCAGAGAAGAGGAGAAAGTCATTCCACTG gtgaTTCCTGCTGACCACAACCTGCAGAGGATGCTGCACCAGTACGAAGAGAACCGAGCCAAGATCCTAGCAGCAAGTCTCTGA
- the tk2 gene encoding thymidine kinase 2, mitochondrial isoform X1 yields the protein MSVCVTLVSARRAVAPACLWAGWSGWRKACAGGFRLVPSRARSGTRPGAAGKLLRDGEDRKAVICVEGNIASGKTTCLEYFSKTSSIEVLTEPISKWRDVRGHNPLALMYQDPQRWGITLQTYVQLTMLDRHLSAVAAPVRMMERSLFSAKYIFVENLFRSGKMPEVDYAVLSEWFDWITANICIPVDLIVYLQTSPQTCHERLKQRCREEEKVIPLEYLESIHQLYEEWLIRRSSWPVPAPVLVIPADHNLQRMLHQYEENRAKILAASL from the exons ATGTCGGTGTGTGTCACACTCGTGTCCGCTCGCCGTGCCGTGGCGCCGGCATGTTTGTGGGCTGGATGGAGCGGGTGGAGGAAAGCGTGTGCCGGGGGATTCAGGCTGGTCCCGTCCAGAGCCCGCAGCGGGACACGGCCCGGGGCTGCAG GGAAGCTGTTGCGGGATGGAGAGGACAGGAAAGCAGTG ATCTGTGTTGAGGGGAACATTGCCAGTGGGAAGACAACATGTCTGGAATATTTCAGCAAAACCAGCAGTATCGAG GTCCTTACAGAGCCAATCTCTAAATGGAGAGATGTCCGAGGGCACAACCCTCTG GCTTTAATGTACCAGGATCCTCAGCGCTGGGGCATCACGCTACAGACCTACGTTCAGCTCACTATGCTGGATCGACACCTGTCAGCTGTG GCAGCTCCTGTTAGGATGATGGAGAGATCTCTCTTCAGCGCCAAGTACATCTTTGTGGAGAATCTCTTCAGAAG TGGGAAAATGCCAGAGGTGGACTATGCTGTTCTCAGCGAGTGGTTTGACTGGATTACAGCTAACATTTGCATTCCTGTTGATCTCATTG TTTACCTGCAGACGTCTCCTCAGACCTGCCATGAAAGGTTAAAGCAGCGATGCAGAGAAGAGGAGAAAGTCATTCCACTG GAGTACCTTGAGTCCATTCACCAGCTTTATGAGGAGTGGCTAATCAGGCGTAGCTCCTGGCCTGTTCCTGCTCCTGTGTTG gtgaTTCCTGCTGACCACAACCTGCAGAGGATGCTGCACCAGTACGAAGAGAACCGAGCCAAGATCCTAGCAGCAAGTCTCTGA
- the LOC101475637 gene encoding uncharacterized protein LOC101475637 translates to MKDGTGAGGPAPSRGDVYADYVKCYLEERAEVGPCRDPQLQKRAAQYLLSEAETGGTFTMFPFYQAVTERCEAQSDFRKHLSAFIRASEVLETLCVNLFLQPWKKEIRTLKTFTAPFVYCLEPVFSNSTIQSVLASIGYVPHTDPKQCEYRLSEDVNADKAMLVGFELLLARVECNHFLELQEDQLRPQEWLDVLQRRERAVKLTECTQNRTATEQTEDEEEKKTEEDKKEVLYLDTRLVTTPQPKPQHYHLCSVDPSIMEMQRTYPDLAIRGRPLLPDKPHKVCSSTKAVSAADLPKTDCSENPCTAVAPVLTTNDDSKAQQSLDGSRRGRNSGGASAPGDTGSDTHRSRVDDELSGPKAISLHITLRAGATAQPPTQHDTGTQDESPVKSELSSLSSVDEEEQELRGLVEWMGQVQENEHETTRKEGDNTNQDRRKQIRKANTETKKRSLRKPVVGKASALSHDDGTHTSPQQCDATVTNQQPAECQPSPPADSTADTQRQREGDPGGSGDEDAGPAEEEQVAQSFVIVEQCRD, encoded by the exons ATGAAGGACGGTACCGGAGCAGGAGGGCCGGCTCCTTCCCGCGGGGACGTGTACGCGGACTATGTCAAGTGTTACCTGGAGGAGCGGGCAGAGGTCGGGCCGTGCCGCGACCCCCAGCTGCAGAAGAGGGCGGCTCAGTATCTACTGAGCGAGGCGGAGACCGGCGGGACTTTCACAATGTTCCCCTTTTACCAGGCTGTGACTGAGCGCTGTGAGGCTCAGAGCGACTTCAGGAAACACCTGTCCGCCTTCATCAGAGCCTCAGAAGTGCTGGAAACTCTGTGCGTCAACCTGTTCCTGCAGCCATGGAAGAAGGAAATCAGGACACTAAAG acATTTACGGCTCCATTTGTTTACTGTCTTGAGCCAGTTTTCAGCAATTCCACCATACAGTCTGTCCTGGCCTCCATTGGTTATGTGCCTCATACAGACCCCAAACAATG TGAGTACAGGCTCAGTGAGGATGTTAATGCAGACAAAGCCATGCTCGTTGGTTTTGAGCTGCTCTTGGCCAGAGTGGAATGTAACCACTTCCTGGAACTTCAGGAGGATCAACTGAGACCACAG GAGTGGCTCGATGTTCTTCAGAGACGAGAGCGAGCTGTGAAACTGACTGAATGCACGCAAAACAGGACGGCAACGGAACAAACGGAGGACGAGGAGGAAAAGAAGACGGAGGAGGATAAAAAAGAG gTACTGTACTTGGACACCAGGCTTGTAACAACCCCCCAGCCTAAGCCTCAGCATTACCACCTCTGCAGTGTAGACCCGTCTATTATGGAGATGCAGAGGACCTACCCTGACCTGGCCATCAGGGGCCGGCCCCTGCTTCCAGACAAGCCCCACAAAGTCTGCAGCAGCACTAAAGCTGTGAGTGCCGCTGACCTGCCCAAgacagactgcagcgagaaTCCCTGCACTGCTGTTGCACCTGTGCTCACTACCAACGACGACAGCAAAGCTCAGCAAAGTTTGGACGGCAGTCGGAGAGGCAGGAACAGTGGAGGGGCAAGCGCTCCAGGGGACACCGGCAGCGACACCCACAGAAGCAGAGTGGATGATGAGCTCAGTGGCCCCAAGGCCATTTCCCTCCACATCACACTCAGAGCAGGAGCCACAGCACAGCCTCCAACACAGCACGACACTg GGACACAAGACGAGAGTCCGGTCAAGTCAGAGCTTTCCTCTCTCAGCTCCGTGgatgaggaggagcaggagctgAGAGGGTTGGTGGAGTGGATGGGACAAGTGCAGGAAAATGAACATGAGACAACAAGAAAAGAGGGGGACAACACAAACCAAGACAGGAGGAAACAAAtaagaaaagcaaacacagaaacaaagaagagaAGCCTCAGGAAGCCAGTGGTGGGAAAAGCTTCAGCGCTGAGTCATGACGACGGCACACACACGAGCCCGCAACAGTGTGACGCGACAGTGACGAACCAGCAGCCCGCCGAGTGTCAGCCCTCGCCTCCAGCCGACAGTACGGCagacacccagaggcagcgggAAGGAGATCCAGGCGGTTCTGGAGACGAGGACGCTGGCCCAGCAGAGGAGGAGCAGGTGGCGCAGAGCTTTGTTATAGTGGAACAATGCAGAGACTGA